From Thermoanaerobacter uzonensis DSM 18761, a single genomic window includes:
- a CDS encoding spore coat protein CotJB yields the protein MDSNQISMLKKIMEMEFTCIDLNLYLDTHPEDQKALQDYNYYSNQLSMLKQQYEQFYGPLIVFGHSQSQYPWKWIDDPWPWEIEY from the coding sequence ATGGATAGCAATCAAATATCTATGCTTAAGAAAATCATGGAAATGGAGTTTACCTGCATAGATTTGAATCTATATTTAGATACTCATCCCGAGGACCAAAAAGCTCTTCAAGACTACAACTATTATTCTAATCAATTGTCTATGCTAAAACAGCAATATGAACAATTTTACGGACCTTTGATAGTTTTTGGTCATTCACAAAGTCAATATCCTTGGAAATGGATAGATGACCCATGGCCTTGGGAAATAGAATATTGA
- a CDS encoding spore coat associated protein CotJA produces MYDYNPYIQDYAFPSLKLAQAYVPLQKYVSLYPPEEAIKKGTAFPELDMPYVGEKMR; encoded by the coding sequence ATGTACGACTATAATCCTTATATACAAGATTATGCTTTTCCTTCTCTAAAGCTTGCACAAGCTTATGTGCCTTTACAGAAGTATGTATCTCTTTATCCTCCGGAAGAAGCCATTAAAAAAGGCACTGCCTTTCCTGAACTTGATATGCCTTATGTAGGCGAAAAAATGAGGTGA
- a CDS encoding sodium ion-translocating decarboxylase subunit beta, with product MDILLKLFKDMIQTTGLVHLTLGNIFLIFVGIFLIYLAIVKKYEPFLLLPIGFGSIVANIPATDLLQPGGLIHFFYLGVEKVIYPPLIFLGVGAMTDFGPMIANPSLMILGAFAHIGIFIALIGAKVLGFSIFEAGAIGIIGGADGPMAIYVTQKLAPHLMAQISVAAYSYMALMPLIQPPIMRLLTTKEERQIMMKQMRPVSKTEKIAFPIVITVLINLLLPPIAPLITMLMLGNLLKESGVVERLAKTASGEFMNVITILLGVSIGSTMKADTFLTIKTLEIIVLGLIAFMTGTAGGILGAKFLNKLSGGKINPLIGSAGIASVPIAARVSHSVAIKENPYNFLIMHAMGPNLAGVFGTAIAGGIMLVLLGVH from the coding sequence ATGGATATTCTCTTAAAGCTTTTTAAGGATATGATACAAACTACTGGGCTTGTTCATTTAACTTTGGGCAATATCTTTTTAATCTTTGTGGGAATATTTCTCATATATTTAGCTATTGTAAAAAAATATGAGCCATTTTTACTTCTTCCAATAGGTTTTGGCAGTATTGTAGCAAACATACCAGCTACTGATTTATTACAACCTGGAGGACTTATACACTTTTTTTACTTAGGGGTTGAAAAGGTTATCTATCCTCCCCTTATCTTCCTCGGCGTAGGTGCCATGACGGACTTTGGACCTATGATTGCGAATCCTAGTTTAATGATTTTAGGTGCTTTTGCCCATATAGGAATATTTATAGCGTTAATAGGAGCTAAGGTTTTAGGTTTTAGTATATTTGAAGCGGGGGCAATAGGAATAATTGGCGGGGCAGACGGTCCAATGGCAATTTATGTAACTCAAAAATTAGCTCCCCACCTTATGGCTCAAATATCTGTCGCTGCGTATTCTTATATGGCGTTAATGCCTTTAATACAACCTCCTATCATGAGGTTACTTACTACAAAAGAGGAAAGGCAAATAATGATGAAACAGATGAGACCCGTTTCAAAAACAGAAAAAATAGCCTTTCCTATTGTAATAACTGTTTTAATAAATTTACTACTTCCTCCAATTGCTCCTCTTATAACAATGTTAATGTTAGGAAATCTTCTAAAAGAATCGGGAGTTGTAGAAAGGCTTGCAAAAACAGCCAGTGGAGAATTTATGAATGTAATTACAATATTGTTAGGAGTTTCTATAGGCTCTACAATGAAAGCAGATACTTTTTTGACCATTAAGACATTAGAAATAATCGTCTTAGGGCTTATAGCTTTCATGACAGGAACAGCTGGAGGTATACTGGGAGCTAAGTTTTTAAATAAGCTCTCTGGTGGAAAGATAAATCCCCTTATAGGTTCTGCAGGTATAGCTTCTGTTCCAATAGCTGCGAGAGTATCCCACTCTGTAGCCATAAAAGAAAATCCTTACAACTTTTTAATAATGCACGCCATGGGACCGAATCTTGCCGGAGTTTTTGGAACGGCAATAGCAGGTGGAATAATGCTTGTACTATTAGGAGTTCATTAA
- a CDS encoding HutP family protein: MFINNLTVAKGAIVLSLSSNREEEEEIKKVLIEKGYKCAVTELGGKSSEFNEKIVSAVVGAALNNNVIEKNSTSMHALLHATIEAVKSLSLTLPLDVSLMMKIAVVADNTWIAVSMFGKSALHPLTNHERLGFGIMHL; the protein is encoded by the coding sequence GTGTTTATAAACAACTTAACAGTTGCAAAAGGAGCCATAGTATTGTCTCTTTCCTCAAATAGAGAGGAAGAAGAAGAAATCAAAAAAGTTCTCATAGAAAAAGGTTACAAATGCGCCGTAACAGAGCTGGGAGGTAAAAGCAGCGAATTCAATGAAAAAATAGTCTCTGCAGTGGTAGGAGCAGCTTTAAACAATAATGTGATTGAAAAAAATTCAACTTCTATGCACGCCCTCTTACATGCTACAATTGAAGCTGTAAAATCTTTATCCTTGACTTTGCCCTTAGATGTAAGCCTTATGATGAAAATTGCAGTTGTAGCAGATAACACATGGATTGCAGTTTCAATGTTTGGAAAATCAGCTTTACATCCTCTAACGAATCATGAGAGGTTGGGTTTTGGAATAATGCACTTATAA
- the rlmD gene encoding 23S rRNA (uracil(1939)-C(5))-methyltransferase RlmD, whose translation MTVRRNDVITVEIKDMEFGGFGIGYFEGKKVKIKGALLGQKIKAKVKKVKKDMVEGEIVEVIENSTLEKQSLCPHFGDCGGCTYQNVSYQDQLEIKEDIVKKLFEKEGIRDYEFLGIVKSPKEHGYRNKMEYTFGKDKEGNGALGLHRKGRFYEVIMTDKCNIADDDFIKALTLTFDYAIKKGLPFYDKKTHEGFLRHLVVRKASKSREILLNIVTTTQLQHDFTELIERYKNANFESRLVGVLHTQNDSWSDAVVCERLKVLYGRDYLIEEILDLKFKISAFSFFQTNSHGAEKLYETVREFAGDVSDKIVFDLYSGTGTIGIIMAPMAKKVIGIELVEEAVMSARENAELNGLKNCTFIAGDVSKKLKEIKEMPDVVIVDPPRSGINPKALEDIVKFNAEKIVYVSCNPESLVRDLKTLSEDVYKVKKVKCVDMFPHTYHVETVVLIERK comes from the coding sequence ATGACAGTGAGAAGAAATGATGTGATAACAGTTGAGATAAAAGACATGGAATTTGGTGGATTTGGGATAGGCTATTTTGAGGGGAAAAAAGTAAAAATAAAAGGAGCACTTTTGGGGCAAAAAATAAAGGCAAAAGTTAAAAAAGTAAAAAAGGATATGGTAGAAGGCGAAATAGTGGAAGTAATAGAGAATTCTACTTTGGAGAAGCAAAGCCTTTGCCCTCACTTTGGGGACTGTGGCGGCTGTACTTATCAAAATGTTAGCTATCAAGATCAACTTGAGATAAAAGAAGATATTGTGAAAAAGCTTTTTGAAAAAGAAGGAATAAGAGATTATGAATTTTTAGGTATTGTGAAAAGTCCTAAAGAGCATGGTTATAGGAATAAAATGGAATACACTTTTGGAAAAGATAAAGAAGGCAATGGGGCGTTAGGACTTCATAGAAAAGGTCGATTTTATGAGGTAATCATGACAGATAAATGTAATATTGCTGATGATGACTTTATTAAAGCTTTAACTCTTACTTTTGATTATGCAATAAAAAAAGGGCTTCCTTTTTATGACAAAAAGACTCATGAAGGTTTTTTGAGACATTTGGTGGTTCGGAAAGCTTCAAAATCAAGGGAAATTTTGTTGAATATTGTGACAACAACACAGTTGCAACATGATTTTACAGAGCTTATTGAAAGATATAAAAATGCGAATTTTGAAAGTCGGCTTGTAGGTGTACTACATACTCAAAACGATTCCTGGTCAGATGCTGTAGTATGCGAAAGATTGAAAGTGTTATATGGAAGAGATTATCTCATAGAAGAGATTTTGGATTTAAAATTTAAAATAAGTGCGTTTTCTTTTTTTCAAACTAATTCACACGGAGCAGAAAAACTTTATGAGACGGTGAGGGAATTTGCAGGAGATGTATCTGACAAAATAGTTTTTGATTTGTATTCTGGTACTGGAACCATAGGTATAATTATGGCTCCAATGGCTAAAAAGGTGATTGGGATAGAACTTGTGGAAGAAGCAGTTATGTCGGCGAGGGAAAACGCAGAACTCAATGGACTTAAAAATTGCACTTTCATTGCTGGTGATGTCTCAAAGAAACTCAAAGAAATTAAAGAAATGCCTGATGTGGTGATTGTGGACCCGCCAAGGTCTGGAATCAATCCAAAAGCGCTTGAAGACATTGTGAAATTTAACGCTGAAAAAATAGTGTATGTTTCGTGTAATCCTGAATCTCTTGTAAGAGATTTAAAAACCCTCAGTGAAGATGTATATAAAGTGAAAAAAGTAAAATGTGTAGACATGTTTCCTCATACTTATCATGTTGAGACGGTAGTTTTAATAGAAAGAAAGTAA
- a CDS encoding alpha/beta hydrolase encodes MQKYVEFTYNGKTLRGMMHLPDGIHGKVPMVAIFHGFTGNKMEPHFIFVKLSRQLEKVGIGSVRFDFYGSGESDGDFSEMTFSGELEDARQIIKFVKNESMTDVENIGILGLSMGGAVAGVIASELREEIKALALWAPAFNMPELILEQSKSADEKMLGMLEREGIIDIGGLALSKEFIDDLIKLNIFELSKGYDKPVLIVHGTEDAAVKYEVSDKILEEVYKGNAKRITIEGADHTFNKLEWEKKAIEESINFFKENLKG; translated from the coding sequence ATGCAAAAGTATGTTGAATTTACTTATAATGGAAAAACATTAAGAGGTATGATGCACTTACCTGACGGTATTCACGGAAAAGTCCCTATGGTGGCTATTTTCCACGGTTTTACTGGCAATAAAATGGAGCCTCACTTTATTTTTGTAAAGCTTTCACGACAGCTGGAAAAAGTGGGTATAGGCAGCGTTAGGTTTGATTTTTACGGTTCTGGGGAAAGTGATGGAGATTTTAGCGAAATGACTTTTAGTGGAGAGTTGGAAGATGCAAGGCAGATAATAAAATTTGTAAAAAATGAATCTATGACTGATGTAGAAAATATAGGTATTTTAGGCCTTAGCATGGGAGGAGCAGTGGCTGGAGTTATCGCAAGTGAGTTAAGGGAGGAAATAAAGGCTTTGGCTCTTTGGGCACCTGCTTTTAATATGCCGGAATTGATTTTGGAGCAAAGTAAAAGTGCTGACGAAAAAATGCTAGGAATGCTTGAAAGAGAGGGAATAATTGACATCGGCGGCTTAGCTTTGAGTAAAGAATTTATAGACGACTTGATAAAACTAAATATATTTGAACTTTCCAAAGGGTATGATAAACCGGTTTTGATAGTTCATGGCACAGAAGATGCAGCGGTAAAATATGAGGTATCAGATAAAATACTTGAAGAAGTGTATAAAGGCAATGCAAAGCGAATTACCATTGAAGGTGCAGATCACACTTTCAATAAGTTAGAATGGGAGAAAAAGGCTATAGAAGAGTCTATTAATTTCTTTAAAGAAAATTTAAAGGGATAG
- a CDS encoding carboxymuconolactone decarboxylase family protein: MEKENRFYDTKTFYRFVEDFLTNKGQPKPKKRVKLSKDFMERIMLAVTQVNGCPYCSYFHAKEALRAGMSNEEVKKLLKGEFGDVPDDQLAAILFAEHYAETAGNFDEEAYKKLVETYGEDYTYSIMRAIRAIMVGNTHGNAFSALVNRLKGKPYKNSNLKDELGIIFGIFVFVPAALINQLFKRKVNHTTNSKN, encoded by the coding sequence ATGGAAAAAGAAAACAGATTTTATGATACCAAAACTTTTTATAGATTTGTTGAGGATTTTTTAACAAACAAAGGACAGCCTAAACCTAAAAAAAGAGTGAAATTGAGTAAAGACTTTATGGAAAGAATTATGCTGGCAGTGACACAAGTAAATGGATGTCCTTACTGCAGTTATTTTCATGCTAAAGAAGCTTTAAGAGCTGGTATGTCCAATGAGGAAGTAAAAAAATTATTAAAGGGCGAGTTTGGCGATGTGCCGGATGATCAATTAGCTGCTATACTCTTTGCTGAGCACTATGCGGAGACAGCAGGAAATTTTGATGAAGAGGCATATAAAAAGCTTGTAGAGACTTATGGGGAAGATTATACATATAGTATTATGAGAGCTATAAGAGCGATAATGGTAGGGAATACCCATGGAAATGCTTTTAGCGCGTTGGTAAACAGGCTAAAAGGAAAACCTTACAAAAATAGTAATTTAAAGGATGAATTAGGTATAATTTTTGGAATCTTCGTATTTGTACCTGCCGCATTGATTAATCAACTTTTTAAAAGAAAAGTAAATCATACCACTAATTCCAAAAATTAA
- a CDS encoding patatin-like phospholipase family protein, protein MYGIVLEGGGARGAYQIGAYKALAEKGIDVRGVAGTSVGALNGAIIAQGNFEKAYELWHDISYSKVIKANDEEIERLKKGRWRREDIFLVTQLLKGIIEEGGLDISPLKNLLKEVIDENKIRNSGKDFAIVTVSLSDFKPMELYIEDIPYGKLVDYLMASAYLPIFKREKIDGKSYLDGGVYNNLPADLLIKKGYKDLIIIRTGSFGIVKKIDFKGLNTLVISPKEDLGGILDFDKNVVRYNLKLGYFDGLKALKGLKGDKYYIEPKGEKEYFIRYLMNLEERRIENLKDIFRVNKEIPAKRALFEVIIPKLCSLLDLKVDVDYDEIFLTLLENLAEIYEIERFRVYTYEKLISAVREKINCDKEVVEEDKEEIEEIIERVIKKIDMLSIFTKNEVIKEVGKVIFS, encoded by the coding sequence ATGTACGGAATTGTTTTAGAGGGTGGAGGTGCAAGGGGTGCATATCAGATAGGAGCTTACAAAGCTTTGGCTGAAAAAGGTATAGATGTAAGAGGGGTAGCAGGGACTTCTGTTGGAGCTTTAAATGGTGCTATTATTGCACAGGGTAATTTTGAAAAAGCTTATGAACTGTGGCATGATATTTCTTATTCTAAAGTCATTAAGGCTAATGATGAGGAAATTGAGAGGCTTAAGAAAGGAAGATGGAGAAGAGAAGATATTTTTTTGGTTACGCAGTTGCTAAAGGGAATTATTGAGGAGGGTGGACTTGATATATCTCCTCTTAAGAATTTGTTAAAAGAGGTTATAGACGAAAATAAGATAAGAAATTCAGGGAAAGACTTTGCAATTGTTACTGTTTCTTTAAGTGATTTTAAGCCTATGGAGCTATATATTGAAGACATACCTTATGGTAAGCTTGTGGATTATTTGATGGCAAGTGCTTATTTACCCATCTTTAAAAGAGAGAAAATTGATGGAAAAAGTTATCTGGATGGAGGAGTATACAACAATCTTCCGGCTGATTTACTCATAAAAAAAGGCTATAAAGATTTGATAATCATAAGGACTGGCAGTTTTGGCATAGTCAAAAAAATTGATTTTAAAGGTTTAAATACATTAGTTATTTCTCCAAAGGAAGATTTAGGAGGGATTTTAGATTTTGATAAAAATGTTGTAAGGTATAACCTTAAATTAGGATACTTTGATGGTTTAAAGGCTTTAAAAGGACTAAAGGGAGATAAGTATTATATCGAACCGAAAGGGGAAAAGGAATATTTTATCCGTTATCTTATGAATTTAGAGGAAAGAAGAATTGAAAATTTAAAGGATATCTTTAGAGTAAATAAAGAAATTCCAGCAAAAAGAGCTTTGTTTGAAGTTATTATTCCTAAATTGTGCTCCTTATTGGATTTGAAAGTCGATGTCGATTACGATGAAATATTTTTAACTCTTTTAGAAAATCTGGCGGAGATTTATGAAATAGAGAGATTTAGGGTTTATACCTACGAAAAGCTGATTAGTGCTGTAAGGGAGAAAATTAATTGTGACAAAGAAGTTGTTGAGGAAGATAAAGAAGAAATAGAAGAAATAATAGAAAGGGTAATTAAAAAGATAGATATGCTTTCTATATTTACTAAAAACGAAGTTATAAAGGAAGTCGGGAAAGTTATTTTTAGTTGA